A portion of the Mycoplasmopsis mustelae genome contains these proteins:
- a CDS encoding deoxynucleoside kinase codes for MVIAICGISGSGKSSIIKKLTKIYPNSMGVDILYPQDDVIKQFLHWRYNGSLNTNIAFSSYLLESCQQRFDQAQQKFKQKFNHLDGILFLKRISIENYIYTAVKLRQKKPKYLKAFDEIFDSIADLADKPDLAIFLDASFNYIKTNILKYSQIKKRQHFFANLEYFEQVHQSYKTMFVALANKYDIKYKILSLDLFSKPKDFINAITEIIDEHQNKS; via the coding sequence ATGGTTATTGCAATTTGTGGAATTAGTGGAAGTGGTAAAAGTAGCATTATCAAAAAACTTACTAAAATTTATCCAAATTCAATGGGTGTTGATATTTTGTATCCACAAGATGATGTTATTAAACAATTTTTACATTGAAGATATAATGGTTCGTTAAATACGAATATAGCTTTTTCATCATATTTATTAGAAAGTTGTCAACAACGTTTTGATCAAGCACAGCAAAAATTTAAACAAAAATTTAATCATTTAGATGGAATTTTATTTTTAAAAAGAATTAGTATTGAAAATTATATTTATACAGCCGTAAAATTAAGACAAAAGAAACCTAAATACTTGAAAGCATTTGATGAAATTTTTGACTCAATCGCTGATTTGGCGGATAAACCTGATTTAGCAATTTTTTTAGATGCAAGTTTTAATTACATTAAAACTAATATTTTAAAATATAGTCAAATTAAAAAAAGACAACATTTTTTTGCTAATTTAGAATATTTTGAACAAGTACATCAAAGCTATAAAACAATGTTTGTAGCATTAGCAAATAAGTATGATATTAAATATAAAATTCTAAGTTTAGATTTATTTTCAAAACCAAAAGATTTTATTAATGCAATTACAGAGATAATTGATGAGCATCAAAACAAAAGTTAA
- the rbfA gene encoding 30S ribosome-binding factor RbfA, which produces MNEINLKRKESQIHQLIANIVSNDLTNVNIIDPVVMDVVLTSDLGLVKVYVNLSGNAQKGLIALNNAASFIRKMLAKSLDWRKAPEIKFYLDDVSKTGERIDAILRKIHNEN; this is translated from the coding sequence ATGAACGAAATTAATTTAAAGCGCAAAGAATCACAAATACATCAATTAATCGCAAACATTGTATCCAATGATTTAACAAATGTAAACATTATTGATCCAGTGGTTATGGATGTTGTTTTAACATCGGATTTAGGTTTAGTAAAAGTTTATGTAAATTTATCAGGAAATGCACAAAAAGGGTTAATAGCATTAAATAATGCGGCTTCATTTATTCGTAAAATGTTAGCAAAGTCCTTGGATTGACGAAAAGCACCTGAAATTAAATTTTATTTAGATGATGTTTCAAAAACAGGAGAAAGGATTGACGCCATTTTAAGAAAAATTCATAATGAAAACTAA
- a CDS encoding trigger factor-related chaperone → MRSKITSIVVQKNQWINNQNLALKFLNEEKKQKKVTQKDILDFALRGVVTLEREKLFRENVQNRDSGELHFMPIIENVEMNLESLSFDLKTYYLPKGFLDKINFDFQPQEFKLTDSEERINDFIENYIQKYQLRKYRKEGKIQENDHVVLLITDVKANLEQKFELIANSKDAKTLEAALLNKELDAEFDFEINQDTKKIKILGVFFYTNEKLTDANVIDLGIEKVQTIAQLREFMHQNLTEEVVVNSIFKYGVNVLLDLKKHNPKLLLPKDLIESDIKGFNFTKDFEGNKEQIVRESLEDFYWLNAVALKFNLFISSQELNEEVQRVQLSINPVMLNQIDTKKIADAILFQKVGAVYLAKYQPEEFEKIQKYLNFK, encoded by the coding sequence ATGAGATCTAAAATCACAAGCATAGTTGTACAAAAAAATCAATGAATTAATAATCAAAATTTGGCCTTAAAGTTTTTAAATGAAGAAAAAAAACAAAAAAAAGTTACTCAAAAAGATATTTTAGATTTTGCGCTAAGAGGTGTTGTAACACTCGAACGAGAAAAATTATTTAGAGAAAACGTGCAAAATCGTGATTCGGGAGAATTGCATTTTATGCCAATTATTGAAAACGTGGAAATGAATCTAGAGTCTTTATCTTTTGATTTGAAAACTTATTATTTACCAAAAGGGTTTTTAGATAAAATTAATTTTGATTTTCAACCACAAGAATTTAAACTTACTGATTCCGAAGAAAGAATCAATGACTTTATAGAAAACTATATTCAAAAATATCAATTAAGAAAATATCGTAAAGAAGGAAAAATTCAAGAGAACGATCATGTAGTTTTATTGATAACTGATGTAAAAGCCAATCTCGAACAAAAGTTTGAACTTATTGCAAATTCAAAAGATGCAAAAACCTTAGAAGCAGCATTGTTAAATAAAGAGTTAGATGCTGAATTTGACTTTGAAATTAACCAAGATACCAAAAAAATAAAAATATTAGGAGTATTTTTTTATACAAACGAAAAACTTACCGATGCAAATGTCATTGACTTAGGAATTGAAAAAGTTCAAACTATTGCACAACTACGTGAATTTATGCACCAAAATCTAACTGAAGAAGTAGTTGTAAATTCAATATTTAAATATGGAGTAAATGTTTTATTAGATTTAAAAAAACACAATCCAAAACTTTTGTTACCTAAAGATTTAATAGAAAGTGATATTAAAGGTTTTAATTTTACAAAAGATTTTGAGGGTAATAAAGAACAAATTGTTCGCGAATCGTTAGAAGATTTTTATTGATTAAACGCAGTAGCATTAAAATTTAACTTATTCATTAGCTCACAAGAACTTAATGAAGAAGTTCAGAGAGTGCAACTTTCAATTAATCCCGTAATGTTAAATCAAATAGATACAAAAAAAATAGCAGATGCAATTTTATTTCAAAAAGTTGGTGCAGTTTATTTAGCTAAATATCAACCAGAAGAATTTGAAAAAATTCAAAAATACTTAAACTTTAAATAA
- the hisS gene encoding histidine--tRNA ligase, translating into MITKIKGTKDYDPIEYQYKQKIIDIFKTIIYDNNFQMIETPIIESCELFKRSVNGSEIAQKQMYEFKDKANRELCLRPEGTAPFVRAYIENNWQELWNQKFAYSIPMFRYEQPQKGRYRQFYQSGIEFVGEKHYLKDYFVITIGIYLLNALEIPYVLKINSIGDKQARQKYEQALSKYLKPYYNELSFESQKRFDEGRFLRILDDKNDAKLYFIKNAPKITDFISKESKEYYRKIVEKLKDINDMNDGAIQEDVSLVRGLDYYDEVVFEFVAKDRRYSNQGTLIGGGRYSGLFAELGGPDVSSVGFGFGVDRLIDLHKEIHPLELSGIKESLNNLSVYVASSIDDNQLELFMDNVFVALTNFGVSVHLDFKIQKTKRIFEKARKRNATVVIYDDSELGNEMFYAKDLKTGKRVVLDFSDEGLEDLMKFLKETRINYSEDRYAEFQSFLGEEDE; encoded by the coding sequence ATGATTACAAAAATTAAAGGAACAAAAGATTATGATCCTATTGAATATCAATATAAACAAAAAATTATTGACATTTTTAAGACTATCATTTATGATAATAATTTTCAAATGATAGAAACTCCGATTATTGAATCATGCGAACTATTTAAACGTTCAGTTAACGGTTCAGAAATCGCCCAGAAACAAATGTATGAATTTAAAGATAAAGCTAATCGCGAACTTTGTTTAAGACCCGAAGGAACAGCGCCATTTGTGCGTGCTTACATTGAAAATAATTGACAAGAATTATGAAATCAAAAATTTGCTTATTCAATTCCGATGTTTCGCTATGAACAACCACAAAAAGGAAGGTATCGTCAATTTTATCAGTCAGGAATCGAATTTGTTGGTGAAAAACATTATCTAAAGGATTATTTTGTTATAACAATAGGGATTTATCTTCTAAATGCATTAGAAATTCCATATGTTTTAAAAATTAATTCAATTGGTGATAAACAAGCTCGTCAAAAATATGAACAAGCACTATCGAAATATTTAAAACCATACTATAACGAACTAAGTTTTGAATCTCAAAAACGGTTTGATGAAGGAAGGTTTTTAAGAATCTTAGACGATAAAAATGATGCAAAATTATATTTTATAAAGAATGCTCCAAAAATAACCGATTTTATCAGTAAAGAATCAAAAGAATACTACCGAAAAATAGTTGAAAAATTAAAAGACATAAATGATATGAATGATGGGGCTATCCAAGAAGATGTATCTTTAGTTCGTGGTTTAGATTACTATGATGAAGTAGTTTTTGAATTTGTCGCAAAAGACAGAAGATATAGTAATCAAGGAACCCTAATTGGTGGGGGTAGATATTCAGGCCTTTTTGCAGAATTAGGTGGACCGGATGTATCTAGTGTTGGTTTTGGTTTTGGAGTTGATCGTTTAATTGATTTGCATAAAGAAATCCATCCATTAGAATTAAGTGGTATTAAAGAGAGTTTAAATAATTTAAGCGTTTATGTTGCTTCTAGCATTGATGATAATCAATTAGAGCTATTTATGGATAATGTTTTTGTTGCTTTAACGAATTTTGGTGTCTCAGTGCATCTAGATTTTAAAATTCAAAAAACCAAAAGAATCTTCGAAAAGGCTAGAAAAAGAAATGCTACTGTCGTTATATATGATGATAGTGAACTGGGTAATGAAATGTTTTATGCCAAAGATTTAAAAACAGGAAAACGTGTTGTTTTAGACTTTAGTGATGAAGGTTTAGAAGACTTAATGAAATTTTTAAAAGAAACAAGAATTAATTATAGCGAAGACAGATACGCAGAATTTCAAAGCTTTTTAGGTGAAGAAGATGAATAA
- a CDS encoding MAG5620 family putative phospho-sugar mutase, producing MKMTEEKLKHWHSFYTNEGICFIPFAEFLENIKKASRKSTNQARASYNGIEFSSDDLFSQKSLNIYSLIAITKTLLENSKTRNKTILIGSDKSVDNKLLSNLKRSISSKRIRVLEYNTEEINEFIVLNTSLDVKIDFYLYLKKSLINNKYYLKIYQNHCMLDLQQQRDLLLQANEFDKEIILQNYENTAKLKIEKFLTFYDLKLQNKFQSLNQLQSGHKNLNIKTFLRVPQDEYFLNTILINQGFNIKKISNIYVELSDNYLFGFFKKIQNLSNKSQITDIIIVGDKKSRFKIYFNIKNKLIYISNDELLYLYINFYFLTWKKQNKLQDNKLIIPHHTSQGIINLLKTFNIKYSYLEHIENKNILLANFLDNYSSNLDNFLDFSNYQFILEICLMAESYKNNNNLLDYKYLKMRKYFSDYVFATYTFRTSFDVLKNIDNLFVPMQALRWGFKIVDVNVFNHSVEYLHEFIQLKITEKRSGIYIINIFYDYANESLVLKQEQHSSNYKVFKLWPKIKARVLNHLLLMEIKKLLSKNTPKIVNKKD from the coding sequence ATGAAAATGACCGAAGAAAAACTCAAACATTGACATTCTTTTTATACTAACGAAGGAATATGTTTTATTCCTTTTGCTGAATTTCTAGAAAACATTAAAAAAGCAAGCAGAAAATCGACAAATCAAGCTAGAGCGTCATACAACGGAATTGAATTTTCAAGTGATGATCTTTTTAGTCAAAAATCTTTAAATATTTATTCCTTGATTGCTATTACAAAGACTTTGCTAGAAAATTCTAAAACACGCAATAAAACCATCTTAATTGGTAGTGATAAAAGTGTGGATAATAAGCTTTTATCTAACTTAAAACGTTCGATATCAAGTAAGCGAATTAGAGTGTTGGAATATAACACTGAAGAAATTAATGAATTTATAGTATTAAATACTAGTTTAGATGTCAAAATTGACTTTTATTTATACCTAAAAAAAAGTTTAATTAATAATAAATACTATTTAAAAATTTATCAAAACCATTGTATGTTAGATTTACAACAGCAAAGAGATTTGCTTTTGCAAGCTAATGAATTTGATAAAGAAATTATTTTGCAAAACTATGAAAATACAGCAAAATTAAAGATAGAAAAGTTTTTAACTTTTTATGATTTAAAGTTGCAAAATAAATTTCAGTCATTAAATCAACTGCAATCTGGACATAAAAATTTAAATATTAAAACTTTTTTAAGAGTTCCGCAGGACGAATATTTTCTTAATACTATTTTAATTAATCAAGGTTTTAATATTAAAAAAATAAGCAATATATATGTAGAACTTAGTGATAATTATTTATTTGGTTTTTTTAAAAAAATTCAAAACTTATCAAATAAAAGTCAAATTACGGACATTATAATTGTTGGCGATAAAAAAAGTAGGTTTAAAATATACTTTAATATTAAAAACAAACTGATTTATATTTCAAACGATGAATTGTTATATTTATATATAAACTTTTATTTCTTAACTTGAAAAAAACAAAATAAATTACAGGATAATAAATTAATAATTCCGCATCATACTTCGCAAGGTATTATTAATTTATTAAAAACTTTTAATATTAAATATTCATATCTAGAACATATTGAAAATAAAAATATTTTATTAGCCAACTTTTTGGACAATTATTCATCAAATTTAGATAACTTTTTAGACTTTAGTAATTATCAGTTTATTTTAGAGATTTGTTTAATGGCTGAATCATATAAAAACAATAATAATTTATTAGACTATAAATATTTAAAAATGCGCAAGTATTTTAGTGATTATGTTTTTGCGACATATACTTTTAGAACTAGTTTTGATGTACTAAAAAATATTGATAATTTGTTTGTACCTATGCAAGCACTGAGATGGGGTTTTAAAATAGTAGATGTAAATGTTTTTAATCATTCTGTAGAGTATCTGCATGAATTTATCCAATTAAAAATTACTGAAAAAAGAAGTGGTATTTATATTATTAATATTTTTTATGACTACGCAAATGAAAGTCTTGTTTTAAAACAAGAACAACATTCATCTAATTACAAAGTTTTTAAATTATGACCTAAGATAAAGGCCAGAGTTTTAAATCATCTTTTATTAATGGAAATTAAAAAACTTCTCTCGAAAAATACACCAAAAATAGTAAATAAAAAAGATTAA
- a CDS encoding deoxynucleoside kinase yields the protein MVIGISGMISSGKSTLSKKIVQHYQSAWVLNEYEHDDVIFNTFLKWLYEQKPNLTMALQEYMVENHTTRLEQLFDEFKGNQGDFVKQHIILDRFSLEHFVFAQVNLVAKGKVYLDGFQRFFNQIVKPEDLPDLVIYLDMSFETFEKRLFARNRNVEIKNYGLNKNYFIQLYMVYKEIFIQQVHKYNLNYAIIDTDHLTEKQVFEKAIEIIENFDKNKVRAR from the coding sequence ATGGTAATTGGTATCAGCGGAATGATTTCGAGCGGTAAAAGCACACTTTCTAAAAAAATAGTGCAGCATTATCAAAGCGCATGAGTGTTAAATGAATATGAACATGATGACGTTATTTTTAACACTTTTTTAAAATGGCTATATGAGCAAAAACCAAATTTGACGATGGCATTGCAAGAATATATGGTTGAAAACCACACAACTCGTTTAGAACAGCTTTTTGACGAATTTAAAGGTAACCAAGGTGATTTTGTCAAACAACATATAATTTTAGATCGCTTTAGTTTGGAACATTTTGTATTTGCGCAAGTGAATTTGGTGGCAAAGGGCAAAGTTTATTTAGATGGTTTTCAAAGGTTCTTTAACCAAATAGTTAAACCTGAAGATTTGCCAGATTTAGTAATTTATTTAGATATGAGTTTTGAAACATTTGAGAAAAGATTGTTTGCACGTAATAGAAATGTTGAAATAAAGAACTATGGATTAAATAAAAATTATTTTATTCAACTTTATATGGTTTATAAAGAAATTTTTATTCAACAAGTTCACAAATACAATTTGAATTATGCGATTATAGATACTGATCATTTAACAGAAAAACAGGTTTTTGAAAAAGCTATAGAAATAATTGAAAACTTTGATAAAAATAAGGTTAGGGCGAGATAA
- a CDS encoding DegV family protein, with amino-acid sequence MKKLGIIVDSFSCLSAKQAEEKGFKFLPLQIEIDGVLYEDDFDDNLELLHKISTATKITTSLPKLEKMQKIIKDASKEYDEVIYLGLSQHLSNTFSQASSIATECQNVFVMENHLVGNQIVRTVEHFKKMYENGATINDLFTKLNDINETSKTFIVPYKLDFLLKGGRLSGIKKFLLSKFKVYPILNYNEEGKVKSIAIKQNFKNAVYKAFDLVNEYIDELKSYAKDIRIFVDLVTGISDEVNKFITSDEFPKTSSIVTTPSLIAAHTGPDAFAISLMLDLDK; translated from the coding sequence ATGAAAAAATTAGGAATTATTGTAGATTCTTTTTCTTGTTTATCAGCTAAACAAGCTGAAGAAAAAGGATTTAAATTTTTACCTCTCCAAATTGAAATTGACGGAGTTTTATACGAAGATGATTTTGATGATAACTTAGAACTATTACATAAAATATCTACAGCAACCAAAATTACTACATCTTTACCAAAATTAGAAAAGATGCAAAAAATTATCAAGGATGCATCAAAAGAATATGATGAAGTTATTTATTTAGGTTTATCACAACATCTTTCAAATACTTTTTCTCAAGCTTCTTCAATTGCAACAGAATGTCAAAACGTTTTTGTAATGGAAAATCACTTAGTTGGAAATCAAATTGTTAGAACTGTAGAACATTTTAAAAAAATGTATGAAAACGGTGCAACTATTAATGATTTATTCACAAAATTAAACGATATTAATGAAACTTCAAAAACCTTTATCGTACCTTATAAATTAGACTTTCTATTAAAGGGAGGTAGACTTTCAGGAATTAAAAAATTTCTATTATCGAAGTTTAAAGTTTATCCTATTTTAAATTATAATGAAGAAGGAAAAGTTAAGTCTATTGCTATTAAACAAAATTTTAAAAACGCAGTATATAAGGCTTTTGATTTAGTTAATGAATATATTGATGAATTAAAATCATATGCAAAAGATATTAGAATTTTTGTAGATTTAGTTACCGGAATAAGCGATGAAGTAAACAAATTTATCACATCAGATGAATTTCCTAAAACATCATCAATTGTTACTACTCCATCATTAATCGCTGCACACACTGGACCAGACGCGTTTGCAATCAGTTTAATGTTAGATTTGGATAAGTAA
- a CDS encoding PTS sugar transporter subunit IIA has protein sequence MGFFTKLFGKKNVEPEIKNELFSPISGKFINLVDIKDPAFSQGALGVGFGVEFQTPSGLQKVLAPVSGEVVLVFPSKHAICIETKNKAHVLVHFGINTVKLEGQGLNILVSQGDKVSVGDPLLEVDIDLITKSGYISDVLVFILPESHYKKIEFTPVRETGEMIEQTNLIANFELNCLN, from the coding sequence ATGGGATTTTTCACAAAATTATTTGGTAAAAAAAATGTAGAACCAGAAATAAAAAATGAGTTATTTAGTCCTATTTCGGGTAAATTTATTAATTTGGTTGATATTAAAGATCCGGCTTTTTCACAAGGTGCATTGGGTGTAGGTTTTGGGGTTGAATTTCAAACTCCTTCTGGTTTACAAAAGGTTTTGGCGCCAGTATCGGGCGAAGTGGTTTTGGTATTTCCTAGTAAGCATGCAATTTGTATAGAAACGAAAAATAAAGCACATGTTTTAGTTCATTTTGGAATTAATACTGTAAAATTAGAAGGACAAGGATTAAATATTTTAGTTTCTCAAGGTGATAAAGTTTCTGTTGGTGATCCATTATTAGAAGTAGACATAGATTTAATCACTAAATCTGGGTATATCAGTGATGTTTTGGTTTTTATTCTACCAGAAAGTCATTATAAAAAAATTGAATTTACACCAGTTCGTGAGACCGGAGAAATGATAGAACAAACAAATTTAATTGCAAATTTTGAATTAAATTGTTTAAATTAA
- a CDS encoding thymidine kinase, giving the protein MNLKRPDGILEVITGPMFSGKTEELLKRLKILEIAEIKTIVFKPNIDTRFDKNKIVSRTGAKYKAIVIKKSTEILDHWNNEYKAVAIDETNFMDDGIFDVIDKLVLNGVRVIVSGLDMDFLRRPFGVMPGLLAIADDISKLKAVCLQCKTDAAFSFRKDKNQELNMVGDSEYEARCRKCHINGEKQKHRKKI; this is encoded by the coding sequence ATGAATTTAAAAAGACCCGATGGAATACTAGAAGTAATTACAGGACCAATGTTCTCTGGAAAAACTGAAGAATTATTAAAAAGACTAAAAATCTTAGAAATTGCAGAAATTAAAACAATTGTATTTAAACCAAATATTGATACTCGTTTTGATAAAAATAAAATTGTAAGTCGTACTGGTGCAAAATATAAAGCCATTGTTATAAAAAAATCAACCGAAATCTTAGATCATTGAAATAATGAATATAAGGCCGTTGCAATCGATGAAACAAATTTTATGGATGATGGAATTTTTGATGTCATTGATAAGCTTGTTTTAAATGGTGTGCGTGTGATTGTATCTGGTTTAGATATGGATTTTTTAAGGCGTCCTTTTGGTGTAATGCCAGGACTATTAGCAATTGCTGATGATATTAGCAAACTCAAAGCTGTTTGTTTGCAATGTAAAACCGATGCAGCTTTTTCATTCCGTAAAGATAAAAACCAAGAATTAAATATGGTTGGTGATAGTGAATATGAAGCACGTTGCCGTAAATGTCATATTAATGGAGAAAAACAAAAACATCGTAAGAAAATATAA
- the aspS gene encoding aspartate--tRNA ligase: MNKTINNNQLNLSNLNQKVTLYGWVANKRKLGGLNFVDLRDKFGITQLVFNQPIVFTKESVLEVTGTVVARKDANLELATGEIEVVVESYKVLSTAKELPFQIRDDIEVKEELRLRHRFLDLRRPMMQKTIALRNQVIFAMREYLQNNGFLEIETPILSKATPEGARDFLVPTRNHNAFYALPQSPQLFKQLLMISGFERYFQIARCFRDEDSRKDRQPEFTQLDIEVSFMQPEFLQTQIEEMFQYVLKKVKNINIKIPFERVNYDDCIRDYGSDKPDFRYDVKLQDINDFCNDSNFDIIKNAPVKRLLKITEIINKKDFKILEEIAKKNKAKILFYFSIQGNEIVATNFAHKVSDSIHIFLKNFDKVDGTYFIVADTYENASQALGAIRVELNSWFNWARNEYNFKWITQFPMFEYDAENNKWVAAHHPFTQFDHPMQEIDLLPKEKVKARSYDLVLNGFELGSGSARIYDKDMQQKMFELIGLNQKSQEEKFGFFLKSLDYGVPPHCGIGLGIDRIIMILADLNTIRDTIAFPKNSKNEDVFTQAPSSVEENQLQELFLKTITNKNG; the protein is encoded by the coding sequence ATGAATAAAACAATTAATAATAATCAACTTAATTTAAGTAATTTAAATCAAAAAGTAACGTTATATGGTTGAGTTGCTAATAAGCGAAAATTAGGTGGATTAAATTTTGTTGATCTACGTGATAAGTTTGGCATCACACAATTAGTTTTCAATCAACCGATTGTATTTACTAAAGAAAGCGTTTTGGAAGTTACTGGCACCGTAGTAGCTCGTAAAGATGCAAATTTAGAATTAGCTACTGGTGAAATAGAAGTTGTAGTAGAGTCTTATAAAGTTTTATCGACAGCTAAAGAATTGCCTTTTCAAATACGTGATGATATAGAAGTTAAAGAAGAACTACGTTTAAGACATCGTTTTTTAGACTTACGTCGTCCAATGATGCAAAAAACTATTGCGCTTAGAAATCAAGTTATTTTTGCAATGCGTGAATATCTACAAAATAATGGTTTTTTAGAAATAGAAACTCCAATTTTATCAAAAGCTACTCCTGAAGGAGCGCGTGATTTTTTGGTTCCAACTCGTAATCATAATGCTTTTTATGCCTTACCACAGTCACCACAACTCTTTAAGCAACTTTTAATGATTTCTGGTTTTGAAAGATATTTTCAAATTGCAAGATGTTTTCGCGATGAAGACTCACGCAAAGATCGTCAGCCGGAATTTACTCAACTTGATATTGAAGTAAGTTTTATGCAACCAGAATTTTTACAAACCCAAATAGAAGAAATGTTTCAATATGTACTTAAAAAAGTTAAAAATATTAATATTAAAATTCCATTTGAGCGCGTAAATTATGATGATTGTATTCGCGATTACGGAAGCGATAAACCCGACTTTCGTTATGATGTTAAATTACAGGATATTAATGATTTTTGCAATGATAGTAATTTTGATATTATTAAAAATGCCCCAGTAAAAAGATTGCTTAAAATTACAGAAATAATTAATAAAAAAGATTTTAAAATTTTAGAAGAAATTGCTAAAAAAAATAAAGCCAAAATTTTATTTTACTTTAGTATACAAGGAAATGAAATTGTTGCCACAAACTTTGCACATAAAGTATCTGATTCTATACATATTTTTTTAAAAAACTTTGATAAAGTTGATGGAACTTATTTTATTGTTGCTGATACATATGAGAACGCTTCACAAGCGCTTGGTGCTATACGGGTAGAATTAAACTCTTGATTTAATTGAGCGCGTAATGAGTATAATTTTAAATGAATTACACAGTTTCCGATGTTTGAATATGATGCTGAAAATAACAAATGAGTCGCAGCACACCATCCATTTACTCAATTTGATCATCCGATGCAAGAAATTGATTTATTACCAAAAGAAAAAGTTAAAGCTCGTAGTTATGATTTAGTTTTAAACGGTTTTGAATTAGGTTCAGGTTCTGCGCGAATTTATGATAAAGATATGCAACAGAAAATGTTTGAACTTATTGGTTTAAATCAAAAATCACAAGAAGAAAAATTTGGTTTCTTTTTAAAATCCTTAGATTATGGTGTTCCGCCTCACTGTGGAATTGGTTTAGGAATTGATCGGATCATAATGATTTTAGCTGATTTAAATACCATTCGTGATACTATAGCGTTTCCTAAAAACTCTAAAAATGAAGATGTTTTTACTCAAGCGCCTTCAAGTGTTGAAGAGAATCAATTACAAGAATTATTTCTAAAAACAATTACAAATAAAAACGGCTAA